The following proteins are encoded in a genomic region of Gossypium hirsutum isolate 1008001.06 chromosome D05, Gossypium_hirsutum_v2.1, whole genome shotgun sequence:
- the LOC107905879 gene encoding phospho-N-acetylmuramoyl-pentapeptide-transferase homolog: MRSYSFSLNLQHFSCSGLSRSPKRHTSVLATSRLAFLSSSRFRGVASTFCSPLKLQLKRSQNAQKRRRRFRHHVKLSATNDDDSMGISSFDDWIVDDSVAAYMFSSSSDGEYSDGEIVLNPLAEVDLPPVSADDSVSMRSLTSRRFFSLGRAQKKHRINVGLLNNLILIIFLTSVLLLVDWCGWKIVRLPLSQFYLTSPFFLSLVLAACAGYICVPYLKTLEFHQIIRKEGPPRHSKKQRTPTMGGLFFLPVGLFVSNFATGFSSVEVAAAGAATLAFATIGLLDDALCVIKQRSNGLSPWLRLFLEVSVGIWFSFWLNATNLSSPYGMKMLVPLPAPLGLVCFGKVYLLLTSFCFVSMGNGVNLTDGLDGLAGGTAALAFIGMSIAVLPVCPELAIFGASMAGACVGFLLHNRYKASVFMGDTGSLALGGALAAMAACTGMFFPLFLSSGIFVFEASSVILQVVYFRTTKRLHGTGRRLFRMAPFHHHLELGGVKEPVIVAGAYVVSCVLALFAGYVGLISA; the protein is encoded by the exons ATGAGATCTTATTCCTTTTCTTTGAATTTACAACATTTCTCCTGTTCGGGACTGTCTAGATCCCCGAAACGACACACCTCTGTCCTCGCAACATCTCGCCTCGCCTTCCTTTCATCATCTCGGTTTCGCGGCGTCGCTTCCACTTTCTGCTCTCCTCTCAAGCTACAGTTAAAACGATCCCAAAATGCACAAAAGCGACGTCGACGATTCCGGCACCACGTTAAGCTTAGCGCCACCAATGATGAT GACTCGATGGGAATTTCTTCTTTTGATGACTGGATTGTTGACGATTCGGTGGCAGCCTATATGTTTTCTTCATCCAGTGATGGGGAATATAGCGATGGAGAAATCGTGTTAAACCCTTTGGCTGAGGTGGATTTGCCTCCTGTCTCAGCTGATGATTCTGTATCCATGCGGTCCTTGACTTCCCGTCGCTTTTTTTCGCTTGGAAGAGCCCAGAAGAAACACAG GATAAACGTTGGGCTATTGAACAACTTGATTCTCATAATCTTCCTGACATCCGTTCTTTTACTTGTTGATTGGTGTGGCTGGAAAATTGTGAGGCTACCCTTGTCACAATTCTACTTGACCTCTCCATTTTTCCTATCTTTGGTCTTGGCAGCATGTGCAGGTTACATTTGTGTACCTTATCTTAAGACTCTTGAGTTCCATCAAATAATTAGGAAAGAAGGTCCTCCTAGACATTCGAAAAAGCAGAGGACCCCAACTATGGGCGGACTTTTCTTTCTACCAGTTGGTCTATTTGTTTCGAATTTTGCGACTGGTTTTTCTTCTGTTGAAGTTGCCGCAGCCGGAGCAGCAACCTTAGCATTTGCTACAATTGGACTACTTGATGATGCCTTGTGCGTCATTAAGCAACGCAGCAATGGCTTATCTCCATGGCTGAGGCTATTTTTGGAG GTTTCTGTTGGGATTTGGTTTTCGTTTTGGTTGAATGCTACAAATTTGTCATCAccctatggcat GAAAATGCTGGTTCCTCTACCTGCTCCACTGGGCCTTGTGTGCTTTGGAAAAGTTTACCTATTGTTGActtcattttgttttgtttccATGGGGAATGGGGTTAACTTAACAGATGGTCTTGATGGTCTGGCTGGAGGGACTGCTGCATTAGCCTTTATTGGAATGTCAATTGCAGTGCTTCCAGTATGCCCTG AGCTTGCTATATTTGGAGCATCAATGGCTGGGGCCTGTGTTGGTTTTCTTTTGCACAACCGATACAAAGCATCTGTATTTATGGGTGATACTGGATCCTTGGCCCTCGGTGGCGCATTAGCTGCAATGGCTGCTTGTACTGGAATGTTCTTTCCCTTATTCCTTTCATCTGGTATCTTTGTTTTCGAAGCATCATCTGTTATTCTGCAG GTGGTATACTTTCGAACAACAAAGCGCTTGCATGGAACTGGGCGCCGCTTGTTTAGAATGGCACCTTTCCATCATCATCTGGAATTAGGCGGGGTCAAAGAACCAGTGATTGTTGCTGGTGCATATGTTGTATCCTGTGTGTTGGCTTTATTTGCTGGTTATGTGGGCCTTATATCGGCATGA
- the LOC107905878 gene encoding cytochrome P450 710A1 gives MVSYLSFLSPFAPFFVTFLLLFLLVEQISYLRKKRNVPGSNIILPFMGNAISLTTKPTSFWKVQADLAASLGFSVNYIIGRFIVFIRNTELSHLIFANLRPDAFLLVGHPFGKKLFGEHNMIYMFGQDHKDLRHQIAPNFTPRALSTYTTLQQIIILQHLRSWERLSSESPGKPIYLRLLARDMNLETSQTVFVGRYLSREAREKFRDDYNLFNTRLMKLPFDLPDFAFRNARLAVERLVETLSDYATQSKKRMSEGDEPSCLIDFWMQETVREIAESKTAPPLSSDVEIGSYLFDFLFAAQDASTSLLLWVVTLLDSHLDVLRRVREEVSRIWSPESDTLISAEQLREMKYTQTVAREVIRYQPPAALVPHIAMKDFPLTESYTIPKGTIVFPSVYESSFQGFTEADRFEPEQFSEDRQEEVIFKRNYLAFGAGPHQCVGQRYALNHLVFFIAMFITVLDFKRHRTEGCDEIMYCPTIFPKDGCRVSLSQRCPRYPNLTLN, from the coding sequence ATGGTATCTTATTTATCCTTTCTTTCGCCTTTTGCCCCATTTTTTGTCACctttttgcttctttttcttctcGTAGAACAAATCTCTTACTTGCGTAAAAAGCGAAATGTCCCTGGCTCCAATATCATCTTGCCTTTTATGGGCAACGCCATTTCATTAACCACAAAACCAACAAGCTTCTGGAAAGTTCAAGCTGATTTGGCTGCTTCTCTTGGATTTTCTGTTAATTATATCATCGGTCGCTTCATCGTCTTTATCCGAAACACCGAGCTTTCCCACCTTATCTTCGCTAACCTCCGACCCGATGCTTTTTTACTTGTGGGACACCCTTTTGGTAAAAAACTTTTCGGTGAACATAACATGATTTATATGTTCGGACAGGATCACAAAGATCTTCGCCATCAAATCGCTCCTAACTTCACTCCTAGGGCTCTTTCTACCTATACTACATTGCAACAGATTATTATTCTCCAACACTTACGGTCGTGGGAGCGTCTTTCCTCGGAATCACCGGGGAAGCCGATTTATCTCCGCCTTTTAGCTCGCGACATGAATCTCGAAACCTCTCAAACTGTTTTCGTGGGCAGGTATTTGTCTCGTGAAGCTCGGGAAAAGTTCAGAGACGATTATAATCTATTCAATACACGTTTAATGAAGCTCCCGTTTGATCTCCCCGATTTCGCGTTCCGAAACGCCAGGCTGGCCGTTGAGCGATTAGTCGAAACCCTTAGTGATTATGCTACTCAAAGTAAAAAGAGGATGTCTGAAGGAGACGAGCCTTcttgtttaattgatttttggaTGCAAGAAACTGTTAGAGAAATAGCGGAGTCCAAAACGGCGCCACCTCTCTCTAGCGACGTAGAAATCGGCAGTTACCTCTTTGATTTTCTCTTCGCCGCTCAAGACGCCTCCACTTCGTTGCTCCTCTGGGTGGTGACCCTCCTCGACTCTCATCTCGATGTTCTCCGGAGAGTTCGAGAGGAAGTGTCAAGGATTTGGTCGCCGGAGTCGGATACTTTAATAAGCGCAGAGCAACTGAGGGAAATGAAGTACACTCAAACAGTGGCGCGTGAGGTTATAAGATATCAGCCCCCGGCGGCGCTAGTACCGCACATTGCGATGAAGGATTTCCCGTTGACCGAGTCGTACACGATTCCCAAGGGCACGATTGTGTTCCCTTCGGTTTACGAATCATCCTTCCAAGGGTTCACGGAGGCGGATCGGTTCGAACCGGAGCAATTCTCGGAGGATAGGCAAGAGGAGGTGATTTTCAAACGAAACTACCTGGCTTTTGGTGCTGGGCCCCACCAATGCGTGGGCCAAAGGTACGCCTTGAATCATCTGGTGTTTTTTATTGCCATGTTCATCACGGTGCTCGATTTCAAGCGACACCGAACCGAGGGCTGTGATGAAATCATGTATTGCCCGACCATCTTTCCCAAAGACGGCTGCCGCGTCTCCTTATCTCAGAGGTGCCCACGTTATCCCAATCTCACTCTGAATTGA
- the LOC107905877 gene encoding cytochrome P450 710A1, with protein sequence MVACFSFLFPLAPFFVTFLFLILFLEQISYLCKKRNVPGPNIVLPFLGNAISLVTKPTRFWEVQADLATSLGFSVNYIIGCFIVFIRSTELSHYIFANVRPDAFLLVGHPFGKKLFGEHNMIYMFGQDHKDLRRQIAPNFTPRALSTYTALQQIIILQHLKSWERLSSESPGKPISLRLLARDMNLETSQTVFVGRYLSHEARDKFRDDYNLFNTGLMKLPFDLPGFAFRNARLAVERLVETLGDCATQSKKRMSEGDEPSCLIDFWMQETVREIAESKMAPPHSSNVEIGSYLFDFLFAAQDASTSSLLWAVTLLDSHPDVLRRVREEVSRIWSSESDTLISAEQLREMKYTQAVAREVIRYRPPATLVPHIAMKDFPLTESYTIPKGTIVFPSVYESSFQGFTEADRFEPERFLEDRQEEVIFKRNYLAFGAGPHQCVGQRYALNHLVLFIAMFVTVLDFKRHRTEGCDEIMYCPTICPKDGCRVSLSRRCSRYPNLSLN encoded by the coding sequence ATGGTCGCttgtttctcttttcttttccctctTGCTCCATTTTTTGTCACCTTTTTGTTTCTTATCCTTTTCCTGGAACAGATCTCTTACTTGTGCAAAAAGCGAAATGTCCCTGGCCCCAACATCGTCTTGCCTTTCTTGGGCAACGCCATTTCATTAGTCACAAAACCCACAAGGTTCTGGGAAGTTCAAGCTGATTTGGCTACTTCTCTTGGATTTTCTGTTAATTATATCATTGGTTGCTTCATTGTCTTTATCCGAAGCACCGAACTTTCCCACTATATCTTCGCCAACGTCCGACCCGATGCTTTTTTACTTGTGGGACACCCTTTCGGTAAAAAGCTTTTCGGTGAACATAACATGATTTATATGTTCGGACAGGATCACAAAGATCTTCGTCGTCAAATTGCTCCTAACTTCACTCCTAGGGCTCTCTCTACCTATACTGCATTGCAACAGATTATCATTCTCCAACACTTAAAGTCATGGGAGCGTCTTTCCTCGGAATCGCCGGGAAAGCCAATTTCTCTCCGCCTTTTAGCTCGCGACATGAATCTCGAAACCTCTCAAACTGTTTTCGTGGGCAGGTATTTGTCTCATGAAGCTCGGGACAAGTTCAGAGACGATTATAATCTATTCAATACAGGTTTAATGAAGCTCCCGTTTGATCTCCCCGGTTTTGCGTTTCGAAATGCCAGGCTGGCCGTTGAGCGATTAGTCGAAACCCTTGGTGATTGTGCTACTCAAAGTAAAAAGAGGATGTCTGAAGGAGATGAGCCTTcttgtttaattgatttttggaTGCAAGAAACTGTTAGAGAAATAGCGGAGTCCAAAATGGCGCCACCTCACTCTAGCAACGTAGAAATCGGCAGTTACCTCTTTGATTTTCTCTTCGCCGCTCAAGACGCCTCCACTTCATCGCTCCTCTGGGCGGTGACCCTCCTCGACTCTCATCCCGATGTTCTCCGGAGAGTTCGGGAGGAAGTATCAAGGATTTGGTCGTCGGAGTCCGATACTTTAATAAGCGCAGAGCAACTGAGGGAAATGAAGTACACTCAAGCAGTGGCGCGTGAGGTTATAAGATATCGGCCCCCGGCGACGCTAGTACCGCACATTGCGATGAAGGATTTCCCGTTGACCGAGTCGTACACGATTCCCAAGGGCACGATCGTGTTCCCCTCGGTTTACGAATCATCCTTCCAAGGGTTCACAGAGGCGGACCGGTTCGAACCAGAGCGATTCTTGGAGGATAGGCAAGAGGAGGTGATTTTCAAACGAAACTACCTTGCTTTCGGTGCTGGGCCCCACCAGTGCGTGGGCCAAAGGTACGCCTTAAATCATCTGGTGCTTTTCATTGCAATGTTCGTCACGGTGCTCGATTTCAAGCGACACCGAACCGAGGGCTGTGATGAAATCATGTATTGCCCGACCATCTGTCCCAAAGACGGCTGCCGCGTCTCCTTATCTCGGAGGTGCTCGCGTTATCCCAATCTCTCTCTTAATTGA